From a region of the Lactuca sativa cultivar Salinas chromosome 4, Lsat_Salinas_v11, whole genome shotgun sequence genome:
- the LOC111907432 gene encoding kelch repeat-containing protein At3g27220, with translation MPRLAAGKQRKSAKILFICVGLLGAALIADLLWASSTSSSARSFTYKPAFDWPPPKTSSDSFPLPVSSNHSAKVVADKDKKDEFHGRILSKTFADLPGPELKWEKMSEAPVPRLDGAAIQINDELFVFAGYGTIDLVHSHVDIYNFTSNRWGGRFDMPKEMAHSHLGMVTDGRYIYIVTGQYGPQCRGPTAHTFVLDTKTKKWEDMPPLPVPRYAPATQLWRGRLHVMGGSKEDRYTPGVDHWSIAVKDGKVLEKEWRIEMPIPRGGPHRACIVVDDRLYTIGGQEGDFMAKPNSPIFKCSRRNEVVYSDVYMLDDEMKWKVLPPMPKPDSHIEFAWAVVNNSIVIAGGTTDKHPVTKKMILNNEIFQFQLDTLKWSVVGKLPFRVKTTLVGFWDGWLYFTSGQRDRGVDDPTPKKVIGEMWRTKLRLL, from the exons ATGCCTAGGCTAGCTGCCGGAAAGCAAAGGAAATCGGCCAAGATCCTCTTCATATGCGTTGGCCTTCTGGGAGCAGCCCTTATCGCAGATCTACTCTGGGCGTCTTCTACATCTTCCTCTGCACGATCTTTCACTTACAAACCCGCTTTTGATTGGCCCCCGCCTAAAACATCTTCCGACTCCTTTCCCCTCCCTGTTTCTTCCAATCACTCTGCCAAG GTTGTAGCAGATAAAGATAAAAAAGATGAATTTCATGGAAGAATTCTATCTAAAACTTTTGCTGATTTACCTGGACCAGAACTAAAATGGGAGAAGATGTCAGAGGCACCAGTCCCCCGTCTTGATGGAGCAGCAATACAGATCAATGATGAACTCTTTGTTTTTGCAGGATATGGAACTATTGATCTT GTGCATTCTCATGTTGATATATACAATTTCACAAGCAACAGATGGGGAGGAAGATTTGATATGCCAAAAGAAATGGCACATTCACATCTGGGAATGGTGACAGATGGAAGATACATATACATAGTGACTGGACAATATGGCCCACAATGTAGAGGGCCCACAGCACATACATTTGTCCTTGACACCAAGACTAAAAAATGGGAAGACATGCCACCTTTACCTGTCCCTAGGTATGCTCCTGCAACTCAGCTTTGGAGAGGAAGACTCCATGTGATGGGTGGTAGCAAAGAAGATAGATATACACCAGGTGTAGATCATTGGAGCATTGCTGTGAAAGATGGAAAAGTTTTGGAGAAAGAATGGAGAATTGAAATGCCTATACCTCGTGGGGGCCCACATAGGGCTTGTATTGTGGTTGATGACAGGTTGTATACCATTGGTGGTCAAGAAGGCGACTTTATGGCTAAACCAAATTCGCCTATATTCAAATGTTCTAGAAGGAATGAG GTTGTGTATAGTGATGTGTACATGTTGGATGATGAGATGAAGTGGAAAGTTTTGCCTCCAATGCCAAAGCCTGATTCCCATATAGAGTTTGCTTGGGCAGTTGTTAACAATTCCATTGTTATTGCTGGTGGCACTACAGACAAACACCCTGTAACCAAGAAAATGATCCTCAATAATGAAATCTTTCAGTTTCAGTTGGATACATTG AAATGGTCAGTGGTTGGGAAGCTTCCTTTTCGTGTGAAAACAACACTGGTGGGATTTTGGGATGGATGGTTGTATTTTACATCAGGACAAAGAGATAGAGGAGTGGATGATCCTACACCCAAAAAGGTCATTGGAGAGATGTGGAGAACAAAACTCAGATTGTTATGA